A region of the Coleofasciculus sp. FACHB-T130 genome:
TTGGGTTGCAACGGTCATTTACACTTCACCTAAAGACTTATTTAAAGGCATTTGTTTAGCTTATCATTGTCGGATTCCCCAAGTTTAGTTTTGCGATCGCTTCTCTTGAGTTTGCCCGCCATGAGAGAGGCAATCCACGCTAAACCCTTCTAGATAGGGTATCAACTCCTAGAGACATGGAATGTGCGTTTCCCTAGTAGTAGTCAGCGAGCCTGAGTGACTCTCCGACACGCGAAAAACCCGGCTTCTTGAATCAACCGGGTTTTTCTGTTGCGTGCTTTTTTAACTACCTATTGACGTTATTTGACAATGCAGATGCCACTAATTTCAACGGTGCATCGCGTCGGTTTCTTAGCCGTATCTAAGTTGCGGGTGGTGGGGTTATAGGTGTATTCCCCCGCCTTGAAAACGCGGTTGGGATTGGCGCAGTAAGTGTAGGTTTGACCCGCTTCGGTAAAGTTCACGACCACCAAAGAATTCTTTGCCGGAGGACAACTATCCAAAACCGTCAAGCCATACTCATTTCGCAGCAGTTGGCTTCTTTGATCGTTAGCTGTAGGTTGAGTCGGATTTTGGGAAGTCGTTGTTTTCGGCTTTAAGTCACCACTGCTAATGTCAAAGGTGTACGCTCCTGCTTTGACAAGGCGGTTAGGATTGGCGCAGTAATTGTACGTTTGACCGTATTCGGTAAACGTGACAACAACCAAAGAAGTTTTTACTTCTGGACAGGTATCCAGAACCCTCAACCCATACTCATTGAGCAGAGCTTGTTTCCGGGGGTCATTTTGAGCTGGGGTTTGAGCCGGTGGATTTTGGGCAACAGCACCCCCTGGCTTGATATCATTGCTGCTAACGTCGTAACGATATTCGCCTGCCTTGATATTGCGGTTAGGATTAGCGCAGTAGGTATAGTTTTGACCGTATTCGGGGAAGGTGACAACAACAACATTACTCCTTACCGCCGGACAATTTTCTAGGACTCTCAATCCATATTCATCTTCTAGAAATTTTTGTCGCGCATCTTTTTGACCCGCGGGAGTTTGAGCCGGTGGATTTTGGGAAGTTGTTGTCTGGCTAATCCCAGAAATTGAAAGCGTGTATCTCCCCCTAGTGTTGTTCTTACCCAACACGCGAAGTTTATATTCTCCAGTCGTTGGCACTCGATACCTCACCAAACCCGATCGGTCATCGTAGGCAACCTGCGCCCCACTCTGTGAGGAAACTAGAACTAGAATAGGCAAAAGAGTACTACCGTCTTCTACATCAACAGCGGCAACGATTGCATCACCTTGCTTAGCATTAATCAGGAATTCCTCACCATAGGCTTTCTGGACAGGAGTACCCCTTAGAGATTGGTTTTTAAAGGTGAAGGTGGGAGAGTTAGTACGGATGAACCCGTTAACGTTTTCACCATTTTTTAGTGCGGTTGCTGCTCCAGCGATATCGGAGATCCCCGTAAACATCATCCCGGCGATCGCGACACTTGCCGCAACCCTATTAATAAACTTACGACCCATCATGGTAGACCCGCTTTCCTATAAACAAGAACTGCTTCCTTCTGTTTGGACAGATGATATCCATCCATAGTTCCCAGAGTCCAGGCACCTCAAACTTGTAAAGCCGGTTTGAAATGCCTGTTCAACTGATGCAATCTAGAAGCACCTAAGTATTATTGCTCGGTAGAGGAAAAACTCAAACTGCCGCGATCTGCATCTAACTGAGCGGGGATTCCCAAGGGTAAAGCTGCATTAGGACCATCGTGACCAAAGGGGAGATCGGAGACAATGGGAATGCCAAGATTCCCCAAGCGATCGCGCAATACTTCTTCCACCGTCAAGCTAGAAATGTTCGGCGGAGCTTCGCAGCGGCTAAAGCGCCCCAACGCAATCCCTTTGACTTCCCGAAAAGCCCCTGTCATCCGCCACTGCGTTAACATTCGGTCAATGCGGTAGGGAGCCTCAGTCACATCTTCCAAGGCGAGAATGACGCCCGCTAGCTGGGGCTGTACGGGCGTGTTCAGAAAATGCGTGGCTACAGTCAGATTACCCGGTATTAAGATGCCGCTGACCTTACCGCCGCCCCAGCCGACTCCTTTTAAGGGTTCTAGGGGGCGACCTTCTACGCAATCGAACAGCCGCTGAATCGACCACTCTGGCTCTGCGGCAAGGGTAGTTAGCAACGGGCCATGAACCCCTGCAATGCCAACTTTACCGAGGCTCCACAGCAAGCCAGTGGCATCAGAAAAGCCGATCAGCCATTTGGGAGTGCTGCGTAAAAAATCTCCGATTTTCTTTTTCTGTTCCGCACCCTGCCAAGACCAATCTTCTAGTAAGCGGGCGCTACCATAACCGCCTCTGGCACAGAGAATGCCTTTACATTCAGGGTTTTTCCAAGCGTCTGCGAGGTGTTGGCGGCGGCTGTCATCGCGACCAGCAAGGTAGCCCCACCGTTCCTCTACGCCGCTGCTAATTTCGACTCGGTAGCCGCGCGATCGCCATATTTCCACACCTTTGTGGAACGCTTCCTGTTCTCGCAAGGCACCGCTGGGAGCAATGACTCGCAGCAAGTCGCCAGTTTGTAAAGGCGGGGGTAGTTGGTACGCGGAAAAATCCAAAATTCTTCTGGTTTAAGTTTTAATTTTGCAAGATATCCCGAAACCATTCTTCCATGCGATCGCCCAGTGCTTCCAGGGAATATTCCGCTTCGGCTTGTTGGCGGCAAGTATAGCGGTCAAGTTGATCGATGCGTCCAATTGCCTCAACCAACCCCGCCACGCTATCCGGCTCCACCAAAAAGCCCGTCTTCCCATCCTGAATAATTTCAGTCGGGCCACCTCTGGAATAAGAAATGACGGGCACCCCACACGCAAGCGCCTCAATCACCACATTGCCAAACGCTTCCACCCAGCGAGGCGTCATCAATAACGCTCGACAATTGCCTAGATGCTGTTGCAGTTCGGATGTGGAGAAAAATCCCGCATATTCTACAGGAGCATCGGGGTAATCTTGACAAATCTGCTTCCAATATGCTTCATCTTGCATTTTGCCAAGGATTTTTAGGGGAATGCCGGTGATTTTGGCAGCGGCAACGGCATCCTCTAGACCTTTTTCTGGAGCAATCCGACCCACCCAAGCCAAGGCGGCGGAAGGTTCTGAGCAAAATTGATAAAGCGATAAATCCAGACCACTTCCCAGAATCCGATACTGCGACGGACTGGGAAACGTTTCTGCCTGTGTCAATGTGTAGACGCCAACCGTACCGGGAAACTGAACGGCAATCTGTTCCACAATGCGATCCATCGCTGCCGAGAGAGAACCCATACTCACGAAATGGGCGATCGCTCGATTAAAAAATGGCGTTAGATAGAACGGTAGCCAATCATAGGCAATGTTGAAAATCAGATCGTAGTCAGCTTGGACTTGCCGCGCATAATCCCACATATTGCCCAGCACAGAATTCTCCGGCATGACAATCGGGGCACTCCGTCCTTGCGTCTGAGCCGTTGTCTGAAGTTTTCCAGCAATTTCGACAATTGGAATATCTCCCAGCACAGAGCCTTGGGGAGCCACAATTTTTAGGGTATGTCCCCGCCGGAGCAGCTCTTGGGCAACGTTGAGCAGGGTTAGTTCTACGCCACCCCCCAACCCTGTGCCGAGAGCGCCCACCGAGGTTGAGAGCAACAACAGTTTCAATGGACGATGCAAGATGGACAACTTTTGGACTCTAAACGATAAACAATAAATTCAAACTCTTGTAAAGACGCTGATTTAGCGGTTTTCTGATTCCTCTGACGGATGATTAGAAGAATTTTGGGAATTTGGCAAAGCGGGCAAATTATTATCCGTACCAGGATTCAAGCGAAGCCGATTTAACTGCCCTATCGCCCACCGCGCTGTTTCCTGAACCTCGGAATCCCGATCTTCAGCAGCGTGACGCAATAAATTGCTGACTTGACCGATCGTGTCATAAATTCTTGTCAAATCCCGAATTGCATTTTTGCGAACATCAGGGTTTTCATCTTGCAACGAGATCGCGAGTGCCCGGTTCATCGGTTTGAGGGTGCGGGTGCCAATTTGCGACAGCGCCTCTAAGATTAAGCCGCGCTGCTGAGAATCCGAGTCGATCATCAAATCCACCAAGGGCTGAATTGCTCTGGAGTCACCGCATTGTGCCAGTTCCCAGATCGCCTTGCGTCGTTTTGTCGGATCGGCTCCCTGTAAATCTTTAATTAATTCATTAACAATGTCAATTTTGGGGAGGCGAGTGGTTTCTCCCACCGATGCCTCGTTGCTTCGCAGCCGTGCTAATGGCTTCGCTTCGCTAACTGCTTCTGTTGGCTTTTGTGCGGTTGTTCTCCCGTCTAAATTGCTTTTTTCTAAATTGCTTGTTTCTGAAAGGGTCAAAGCAGAGGCATGATAGCCGTTATTGCCATTGTCATTTTCTATCGGGTGAGAATGGATATCTGCGGGATGATTGGCATCTTTAGGGTCTTCGTAGCGGCTTTCATCCGATTCCTCAGCTCC
Encoded here:
- a CDS encoding LD-carboxypeptidase; this translates as MLDFSAYQLPPPLQTGDLLRVIAPSGALREQEAFHKGVEIWRSRGYRVEISSGVEERWGYLAGRDDSRRQHLADAWKNPECKGILCARGGYGSARLLEDWSWQGAEQKKKIGDFLRSTPKWLIGFSDATGLLWSLGKVGIAGVHGPLLTTLAAEPEWSIQRLFDCVEGRPLEPLKGVGWGGGKVSGILIPGNLTVATHFLNTPVQPQLAGVILALEDVTEAPYRIDRMLTQWRMTGAFREVKGIALGRFSRCEAPPNISSLTVEEVLRDRLGNLGIPIVSDLPFGHDGPNAALPLGIPAQLDADRGSLSFSSTEQ
- a CDS encoding glycosyltransferase, with the protein product MLHRPLKLLLLSTSVGALGTGLGGGVELTLLNVAQELLRRGHTLKIVAPQGSVLGDIPIVEIAGKLQTTAQTQGRSAPIVMPENSVLGNMWDYARQVQADYDLIFNIAYDWLPFYLTPFFNRAIAHFVSMGSLSAAMDRIVEQIAVQFPGTVGVYTLTQAETFPSPSQYRILGSGLDLSLYQFCSEPSAALAWVGRIAPEKGLEDAVAAAKITGIPLKILGKMQDEAYWKQICQDYPDAPVEYAGFFSTSELQQHLGNCRALLMTPRWVEAFGNVVIEALACGVPVISYSRGGPTEIIQDGKTGFLVEPDSVAGLVEAIGRIDQLDRYTCRQQAEAEYSLEALGDRMEEWFRDILQN
- a CDS encoding HEAT repeat domain-containing protein, with amino-acid sequence MFYRSTWLLVTWIICLGFIPSSGENSTGLPSAIATSPPSLPVSLELAQASSPNPKNDLPILQVGSQGFEVAELQKSLKRLGHYNGPVDGVYGRTTAVAISKFQTSVGLMPDGVAGSTTQERLQAAEAAKSSPAPTPKPKAAKPSSEGNRLWWLLGLAAASAGVGLGVYFLLKWLGNLNREEEPESGAEESDESRYEDPKDANHPADIHSHPIENDNGNNGYHASALTLSETSNLEKSNLDGRTTAQKPTEAVSEAKPLARLRSNEASVGETTRLPKIDIVNELIKDLQGADPTKRRKAIWELAQCGDSRAIQPLVDLMIDSDSQQRGLILEALSQIGTRTLKPMNRALAISLQDENPDVRKNAIRDLTRIYDTIGQVSNLLRHAAEDRDSEVQETARWAIGQLNRLRLNPGTDNNLPALPNSQNSSNHPSEESENR